The Chitinophaga caeni genome segment TTAACGCCAACAACAGCAATGCAAAAATCTTGGTGTAAAGCGTGTGCGAAAAAAGTCCTGCGGTACGGTTGAAATTGGTCAGTATCTTACCGATAATTTCCAGTGTCCACCCACGTTCGGCAAAGAACCCGTAACAGAACCAATAAAAGTGCATCAGTACCAAAAGAATACTTACGGCACGCATAAAAGCCATGGTTTTGGCTAATCCTCTCAAATCGTCTTCTCCTTGCATAACAAAAAAATTTAGTGATGCAGGGAATTTAGAGGCTATTTAAAAGCACTTATACAAAGGGGGGTTGGATGGCTTTTGGTGGCTTAGTTTGACAGTATTTTAAAACCACAAAGACCAAGATGTTAATCCTGGTCTTTGATGGTCAAAAAAGTTATTGTTGTCTTCCCCGTTTTCGGTGTTTCTTCTTTTTCTTCATGCGGTTGGCAAACGCCTGTTCCTCGTAGTCTTCGCCCTGTGTCTCCGGCAGTAGCCCACCAAATCCGTCTATCCATAAATCATCGGTCGGCTGTTCTTTATTAAGGAAGTTAAAAAATGAATGGGCTTCTTCTCTCTCTACGGCGGTGCTGTTGCCTGCGGTTGGCGACTGGTTTTGTGCGGTTGCTTTTTCAGCTTCTTGGCATTGCCCGACCGCCTGCCCGTTCCACCAGTCATTAAAGACATTAGCCGATAGGTTTTTGCCCAAAGCTGAACCGTTCCAAACGGTACGGCTTTCGTGGTCGATAAAGGTCATACCATATATACGCCCCTCATCGTTGCGCCGTACCACGGCATTGATGCCCTGCTCCAACAGTTGCTTTTTAAAATCGACTTCATTAGTGGCGGTGTGCATCGCTACTTCAATGGTGCTTTTCAGTACGGCTCTTGTGGGGTCGGCTTTCATTTTCTCCTTAGCCTGTGCGAATTGGTTTTGCAGTTCGTCCAGTCCTGCCTGTTTGCCGAAAAGGGATGCTTTAAAAGGATTGCTCGCTTTTTCTCCCTGTTCGTTCAGTGCAAAATAGACAAGCCCGTTTTTAGGCTGTCCGTGCAATTCCCCTTTGACTTCCTCGGCGGTAATATTGAAAAGCGAAAGCAAGGCGTTGTACGCTCCAAGGCTTGCGTAACCGTAATACTTCGGCAGGTGTCGCACCACCGATGCGATTTGGCTCTTAACGTCTCCGGCTCTGTAATCCACCGGACGGAATACCTGCTCATTTCCGGTGCGCTGTTTTTCCGTTGCAGGTATAAGATTGTACGTTTGTTCCAAATCCCGACAGATTGCCATCGAACGTGGATGGTCGTAACTGTCCGGTAGCTTCTTTCCGTCCAAACCCACACAGACCGTTACGATGTGGATATGGGTGCGTTCAATATCGGTATGCTTAAAAACGATATAAGGTTGGTTGCCATACCCCATGCGCTCCATATATTCCTGCGCCATTTTTACGAACTGCCCATCGCTGACCCTATCCGCAGGATCAGGGTTCAGCGATATGTGGCGCACTGGCTTTTCAGTTTTGATATTTGCGGATAGATACGGCTCAAAACACTGGTGCAGGTAACTGGTCGAATAGGTATTATCCAACGTTTCGGGTATTCTGTTCAATAACAGAACCTGCCCGTTTTCACTATCAATCTTCTTTTGGTTATAGGAAATTGCACCGTACAAATTCTCACCCTTGCCAATCTTTGCTATCATATTACTTGTGCTTTTGTAGGTGTTCTTTTTCAAATTCCTGTGTTAGCTCAATCACTTTCCGGCATAAGTCCGCCATTTCTGCTGTCTGCTTTTCCAGTTTAAAGAGGTAAGCCGATGCCTTTTTCTCCGAGAAATTGCGGTAAAGTATCTTCACGATTTGGTTGTAATTCACGCCAACCGCTCTGAACTGGCTGTAAAAATTGGTCAACCTCGTATGAAAATCGACTGCATCCATGTCAATTTTTACGGTCTTGACTGGCTTCTGAAAGATGCAGGCTGTAATAAAATGTGCCATTACTTTCATTCCCGATTGCTCAAACAATGTAAGGAATTTGGCATTTTCTTCGTCCGTAAGACGAAATACATAACGGTGGATGCTTGGGTCTGCTTTAGGCTTGCGCCCACCTTTGTTCTGTTCCTTTTTCTCTTTTCCATTCATTATAAAATCCATTTTAATATCCAACAAAACCCCGACTTCGGAGGGTGTTTCAAAGCTCCCTGCAAGGGCAAGTGGTTTTGAGGCACGAAACGGGTTTCGAGTGCCTCAAAACATAACTTGCTCTGTTCGGGTTAACAGAAAATCCGCCCTACGGGTCGGATTGGATAAAGCGGAAAAAAACGGCTTTTTCGCCGTTCCGCCCACAACTTCCATACTCCAATGATTTATCCATCCACCTTTTGCATTTAAGTCCTTACAAAGTAAGGGTAGCTTTTCGGAAGCATTGCCCTATCGCTCCCGACCAAACATTGCCAACAAATGCCCCAAACTACCGCATTAAAAGAGTGCATCGGAATAACCTGCTTCTTTGCGCTATCAGTCACGCAAGCCTGTTTGCAGGCATCCGCTCCCGATGGCAGTTGTGAAAGACGGAGCGCAGGAATGCCGGAACACTTGACGGCGTTCCGCTCGGCAGACACGAATGCCGGACGGCATGAAAACTATCCGGTAGCCATTCCAACAGGC includes the following:
- the mobB gene encoding conjugal transfer protein MobB, with translation MIAKIGKGENLYGAISYNQKKIDSENGQVLLLNRIPETLDNTYSTSYLHQCFEPYLSANIKTEKPVRHISLNPDPADRVSDGQFVKMAQEYMERMGYGNQPYIVFKHTDIERTHIHIVTVCVGLDGKKLPDSYDHPRSMAICRDLEQTYNLIPATEKQRTGNEQVFRPVDYRAGDVKSQIASVVRHLPKYYGYASLGAYNALLSLFNITAEEVKGELHGQPKNGLVYFALNEQGEKASNPFKASLFGKQAGLDELQNQFAQAKEKMKADPTRAVLKSTIEVAMHTATNEVDFKKQLLEQGINAVVRRNDEGRIYGMTFIDHESRTVWNGSALGKNLSANVFNDWWNGQAVGQCQEAEKATAQNQSPTAGNSTAVEREEAHSFFNFLNKEQPTDDLWIDGFGGLLPETQGEDYEEQAFANRMKKKKKHRKRGRQQ
- the mobA gene encoding conjugal transfer protein MobA, with the translated sequence MNGKEKKEQNKGGRKPKADPSIHRYVFRLTDEENAKFLTLFEQSGMKVMAHFITACIFQKPVKTVKIDMDAVDFHTRLTNFYSQFRAVGVNYNQIVKILYRNFSEKKASAYLFKLEKQTAEMADLCRKVIELTQEFEKEHLQKHK